In Etheostoma cragini isolate CJK2018 chromosome 9, CSU_Ecrag_1.0, whole genome shotgun sequence, the following are encoded in one genomic region:
- the cracd gene encoding cancer-related regulator of actin dynamics homolog isoform X1: MPMFPSVSAPDASRPNKNKTAVLSVLCISFTVFSLNRSGSGDDAHLGKTTFVQKSRSMFPKVLLQWCAAISSCAAEIERKRQGKFRPFRGLFGKKKKREAKAGFDGAELKASFSTGEGCNGVVSDEEESNSNLRELNPIGSRALSHDSIFIPEEPAPEPGLNHSMSQENVSDKVRNLQRQIAQGIKFGQRPPSLRKSEGDEGSSDEEEVPRSPLKVVAQVEAEPVDTEPKQVQGAPQAGPHMTPVKSPRSKRVLPPTGTIESINLDAVPQSVPRLDNTAAKHKLSVKPKNQRISRKHRRFTQDHQEVSIPGVVQEDLEVAGVSTDAQRRASVESLESFKKQRLHEEERQETRRKRELEDQRLHQEEEERRKRAAEELKQRELEEEEEQRRREEAERRRREEEERRIREEEERRWREEEERREEERRMGEEQEHRQREEERRRLEEQRRKEEEEEARRQQELEERKKKKEAEKLRLREIEEKKRADLDERRRKEEEEQRRAEELRWREMEERQRPFSFKVSSGEKQILFQKVNLTPVTPAPSHQSVAAAEQRESANASSSEGLESPNLLMSPYVPHTAILVTGAQLCGTAVNLDQIKDTACKSLLGLGEDKKSQGTPPTKSKTSPDRKSGKTKSLNESSFSTDQSVLAEWASIRSKIFKGVEEGKYDEFPEPSKNQPQTSSEDRPAFSHENLRKTMSASAKFSITPAKKKFGDSNRNSEVFGADEKEAGEVEPRSDSPTPASPAPSSKPQNRTSKTVRIVERVTEECVFAKDLPSFLVPSPGAKPEGSELKSRAQREMEVSESREEGEIRGQDAEDEPSPFGIKLRRTNYSLRFHSEQSTEKRKKRYSAGDSFDGVPSPLTPIEPGSDSSSVFSNKSTTPTSPVIEGASSKYLLESPSHAVAWAKPGKSTSPISHSEGEKVLPKPPVYRRPPTSPKPSGAAPTPPPSPLPKAVHGPPSVAGIQRTGAAETSSQAQTDRSEEPSLVAQLHRCSQGQVQGEEEPKEKRSFFQSINIPWREKADRKTELIKREKPSLQSRHSLDSAKVQEKEAGPLWITLALQKQKGFREQQQNREDRRSHRAEKLAEKHARERDSVMLVSPTESKGSGSTSPSSKPQTPEEPKRPDSLLGRFERRENLKKANTLPSSVTVEIADSTPSPPAVKEVSKRFPSSDSPQVSTEPAWLALAKRKAKAWSDCPQIIK; the protein is encoded by the exons AGAGAAAGCGACAGGGCAAATTCCGGCCGTTCAGAGGACTCTttgggaaaaagaagaagagggaggccAAGGCGGGCTTTGATGGAGCAGAGCTTAAGGCGAGTTTCTCTACTGGGGAAGGGTGCAATGGAGTTGTTTCTGACGAAGAGGAGTCCAATTCAAATCTGAG GGAGTTGAATCCCATCGGATCTCGAGCTCTCTCACACGACAGCATCTTCATCCCAGAGGAGCCGGCCCCTGAGCCGGGTCTAAATCACAGCATGTCCCAGGAAAACGTCTCGGATAAAGTTAGGAATCTGCAG AGGCAGATAGCCCAAGGTATAAAGTTTGGCCAGAGGCCTCCTTCTCTGAGGAAAAGTGAAGGAGATGAGGGAAGTTCAGATGAGGAAGAGGTTCCCCGGAGTCCTCTGAAGGTTGTGGCCCAAGTAGAAGCCGAGCCAGTGGACACGGAGCCAAAG CAAGTCCAGGGGGCTCCACAAGCTGGGCCACACATGACCCCCGTGAAATCACCGAGGTCCAAAAGAGTTCTGCCGCCCACTGGTACAATCGAGTCCATCAATCTGGATGCTGTTCCACAGTCTGTTCCTCGCCTAGACAACACCGCTGCCAAACATAAACTGTCCGTCAAGCCCAAAAACCAGAGGATTTCCCGCAAACACCGGCGGTTTACACAG GACCACCAAGAGGTATCTATTCCTGGTGTGGTGCAAGAGGACCTCGAGGTGGCGGGCGTTTCCACAGACGCCCAGCGCAGGGCCTCGGTTGAGTCCCTGGAAAGCTTCAAGAAGCAGAGACTCCATGAGGAGGAAAGACAggagacgaggaggaagagggagctGGAGGACCAGAGGCTCCAtcaggaagaagaggagaggaggaagagagcagcagaggagcTGAAGCAGCGGGAActagaggaggaggaagaacaaAGGCGGAGAGAAGAGgcggagagaaggaggagggaggaagaggagagaaggatccgagaggaagaggaaaggaggTGGCGAGAAGAGGAAGAGCggagggaggaggaaaggaggatGGGGGAGGAGCAGGAGCACAGACAgcgggaggaggagaggagacgactggaagagcagaggaggaaagaggaggaggaggaagcgaGGAGGCAGCAGGAGCttgaggaaagaaagaaaaagaaggaagcGGAGAAGCTGAGATTGCGGGAgattgaagaaaagaaaagggcgGATCTAgacgagaggaggaggaaggaggaggaggaacagagGAGAGCTGAGGAGCTGCgctggagagagatggaggagagacagaggccGTTCTCTTTCAAAGTTTCCTCCggagaaaaacagattttgttcCAGAAGGTAAATCTGACGCCTGTTACACCGGCACCCAGCCACCAGAGCGTTGCTGCAGCGGAGCAAAGAGAGAGCGCTAATGCGTCTTCTTCTGAAGGCCTAGAGTCCCCCAACCTGCTAATGTCTCCATATGTCCCCCACACCGCCATATTGGTGACAGGTGCCCAGCTCTGTGGGACAGCTGTCAATTTAGACCAGATCAAAGACACGGCCTGCAAGTCTTTGCTAGGTTTGGGAGAGGATAAAAAATCCCAGGGAACACCGCCGACCAAGAGCAAGACTTCACCCGACCGCAAGTCCGGCAAAACCAAATCACTCAACGAGTCCTCTTTCTCAACAGACCAGTCCGTCCTGGCAGAATGGGCCAGCATCCGATCAAAGATATTCAAGGGGGTAGAGGAGGGAAAATACGACGAGTTCCCAGAGCCGAGCAAGAACCAGCCTCAGACCAGCAGTGAAGACCGGCCTGCGTTCTCCCACGAGAACCTCAGGAAGACCATGTCTGCCAGCGCCAAGTTCTCCATCACCCCTGCGAAGAAGAAGTTTGGAGATTCAAACAGGAACTCTGAGGTGTTTGGTGCGGACGAGAAGGAAGCGGGAGAGGTAGAGCCTCGGTCTGACAGCCCCACCCCAGCATCCCCAGCTCCATCCTCTAAACCTCAGAACAGGACGAGTAAAACCGTCCGCATCGTGGAAAGGGTGACAGAGGAATGTGTGTTTGCCAAAGACCTCCCCTCTTTCCTGGTTCCAAGCCCCGGTGCCAAACCTGAGGGGTCAGAGTTGAAGAGCAGGGCTCAGAGGGAGATGGAGGTGTCTGAAAgtagagaggagggagagatcCGAGGCCAGGACGCTGAGGACGAGCCCTCGCCTTTTGGCATAAAGCTGAGGAGAACCAACTACTCCCTACGCTTTCATAGCGAACAGTCCACTGAGAAAAGGAAGAAGCGCTACAGTGCCGGGGACAGCTTCGACGGCGTCCCTTCTCCTCTCACCCCCATTGAGCCGGGCTCTgactcttcctctgtcttttctaACAAATCCACTACTCCTACATCGCCTGTAATAGAAGGCGCGTCCAGCAAGTACTTACTTGAATCCCCCTCCCACGCCGTAGCTTGGGCTAAACCAGGTAAGTCTACCAGCCCGATCTCACACAGCGAGGGTGAGAAAGTGCTTCCAAAGCCACCTGTATACCGAAGACCACCCACGTCACCCAAACCTAGCGGAGCAGCCCCTACGCCTCCCCCATCGCCGCTACCTAAAGCGGTCCATGGGCCTCCCAGTGTTGCCGGGATCCAGAGGACAGGGGCTGCAGAGACATCCAGCCAGGCGCAGACCGACAGGAGCGAGGAACCTTCACTGGTGGCCCAATTGCACCGGTGCAGCCAAGGCCAGGTCCAAGGGGAAGAGGAGCCGAAGGAGAAGAGATCCTTCTTCCAGTCCATTAACATCCCCTGGAGAGAGAAGgcggacagaaagacagagctCATCAAGAGAG AAAAACCATCGCTACAGAGCAGGCACTCACTGGACAGTGCAAAGGTCCAGGAGAAGGAGGCCGGGCCCTTATGGATCACACTGGCTCTGCAGAAGCAGAAGGGCTTCagggagcagcagcagaaccGAGAGGACCGTCGTAGCCACAGAGCTGAAAAACTGGCTGAAAAACATgcacgagagagagacagc GTCATGCTGGTGAGCCCCACAGAGAGCAAAGGAAGCGGGAGCACCAGTCCTTCGTCTAAACCTCAGACCCCAGAGGAGCCCAAGAGACCCGACAGCCTGCTGGGACGATTTGAGCGTAGAGAAAACCTGAAAAAAGCCAACACTTTACCCAGCTCTGTCACTG TTGAGATTGCAGACTCTACACCGTCGCCACCTGCTGTCAAGGAGGTGTCAAAGCGCTTCCCGTCCAGTGACTCCCCGCAGGTGTCCACGGAGCCCGCGTGGTTGGCTCTGGCCAAGCGAAAGGCCAAAGCCTGGAGCGACTGTCCTCAGATCATCAAATAA
- the aasdh gene encoding beta-alanine-activating enzyme: protein MAPRTLQELVAAAAAVHPGRAAVRYDGGSMPGSPVSLLLYGELVELAGELSHILRENCSPNNGVIGLCCCDDLLIPVWILGILQAPAAYVPLDPDSPGLLTARVMNRCGLKYCAVKTDMLQQFRAALVKHTSVEVCVVLPKFKLTVVQIERRRGPEQPGALTADGAGPCDPAAGSKEARHGDLAYVLHTSGTTGLPKIVRVPHKCILPNILHLRSLFQMSAGDVVFLASPLTFDPSVVDIFLALSAGAQLLIIPTVIKKMPGRLARLLFKHHKTTVLQVTPTLLSRFGPRILRQEVLSPGSSLRLLALGGEACPSPALLRTWRHKDNQTHIHNIYGITEVSCWACSYKIPEALLQSSTPTLSSVPLGSPLMDTMMEVRDDHGRIVTEGEGQVFLGGEDRVCLLDDEETVVPGTMRATGDWVNVKDAQLFHLGRRDRLIKRHGKRVNLDSLQQLILSLPQVEACAVGLYEAFRLLAFVVASTSGEQRAASPLPSAQEHASQTAAASAERPVKHRGGEPADADGDLSTLIRHRLSLLLPSYSVPDTLVLVPALCVTPHGKVDMGALLKIYQRQRRCLESSGGDVAKLKQTLRSLWQGTLGLPEDATIDEESNFLLSGGDSLKALHLCEDILAAVGGTSPELLEVLLDGTFSDVLRHVARVTLTPPLENSRSSSEAKKRDADAPPAAPAKRERTAAEGAQGETWAGKVLRRAGEVMDLQTRNPEANKNILEMGETNSSKNRGAALGLSLSWSSDTGRCVDASPVVLVQHRTDLSSDEGKRTVFIGSHSHRIQALDLTDGRLLWERVLGDRIEASAAVSHCGSLVVVGCYNGCVYFLCAASGKTRWMFETGDAVKSSPAVDPLTGLVIVGSHDGHVYALDPKVQQCVWKRHCGGGAVFSSPYLHASLRQLYAASLGGHLLCLNPDSGEVLWSYCRDIPFFSSPNASSGHVIIGSVDGNICCFSNTGTPVWQFSTKGPVFSSPCVTADQQRVLCGSHDGRLYCLNCADGSLVWTFQTPGKVYSSPCVFDGSVMGNSGVLGVLVALASTEGTVWILDGHDGQMLASLTLPGELFSSPVVYDHSLVVGCRNDYVYCLKLTVNEG from the exons ATGGCTCCTCGGACGCTGCAGGAGCTCGTAGCCGCCGCTGCCGCTGTGCACCCCGGCCGGGCAGCTGTGCGATATGACGGCGGGTCGATGCCAGGGAGCCCGGTGTCCCTGCTGCTGTACGGAGAGCTGGTTGAACTGGCCGGTGAACTGTCTCATATTCTGCGGGAGAACTGCTCACCGAACAACGGAGTGATCGGACTGTGTTGTTGTGATGATTTGCTCATACCGGTCTGGATTCTGGG GATCCTGCAGGCACCTGCTGCCTATGTCCCACTGGACCCAGACTCACCAGGACTCCTCACTGCCAGAGTCATGAACCGGTGTGGCCTCAAGTACTGCGCTGTGAAGACCGACATGCTGCAG CAATTCCGGGCAGCTCTCGTCAAACACACAtctgtggaggtgtgtgtggtgttgccTAAGTTCAAACTAACCGTGGTACAAATCGAGCGACGACGAGGACCGGAACAACCCGGCGCTCTGACAGCAGATGGAGCTGGTCCCTGTGATCCAGCTGCAGGGTCAAAGGAGGCTCGTCACGGAGACTTGGCGTATGTGCTACACACATCTGGAACAACCGGCCTTCCCAAGATTGTGCGGGTGCCACACAAGTGTATACTGCCCAATATACTGCATCTGAG GTCTTTGTTTCAGATGAGTGCAGGGGATGTGGTTTTCCTCGCCTCGCCCttaacctttgacccctctgTGGTGGATATTTTCCTGGCCTTATCGGCCGGTGCTCAGCTCCTAATCATCCCGACTGTGATCAAGAAAATGCCCGGGCGACTGGCTCGACTGCTGTTCAAACATCACAAGACCACTGTCCTACAG GTCACGCCGACTCTGCTCAGCCGCTTCGGGCCGCGTATCCTGAGACAGGAAGTGTTGTCGCCCGGCTCCTCGTTGCGGCTGTTGGCTCTGGGGGGGGAGGCCTGTCCCTCGCCCGCTCTGCTGAGGACCTGGAGGCACAAGGACAACCAAACCCACATCCACAACATCTACGGCATTACCGAGGTGTCCTGCTGGGCCTGCTCTTACAAAATACCAGAGGCACTACTGCAGTCCAGCACCCC CACGCTGTCCTCTGTGCCTCTTGGGAGTCCTCTGATGGACACGATGATGGAAGTGAGAGATGACCATGGCCGCATCGTGACAGAGGGTGAAGGACAGGTGTTCTTAG GGGGGGAGGACAGAGTGTGTCTCCTGGATGACGAGGAGACGGTCGTCCCCGGGACGATGAGAGCCACTGGAGACTGGGTGAATGTTAAAGACGCACAGCTGTTCCACCTGGGACGAAGAGACAGGCTGATTAAACGCCACGGAAAGCGGGTGAACTTGGATAGCTTGCAGCAA CTCATATTGAGTCTGCCTCAGGTGGAGGCCTGTGCCGTGGGTCTGTACGAAGCCTTTCGACTGCTCGCCTTCGTCGTGGCGTCCACATCTGGAGAGCAGAGGGCTGCTTCTCCCCTCCCATCTGCGCAGGAACACGCGTCTCAAACAGCCGCGGCCTCAGCCGAGCGTCCTGTGAAGCACCGGGGGGGGGAGCCGGCCGACGCAGACGGAGATTTGAGCACACTCATCCGGCACCGGCTGTCTCTGCTGCTACCGTCCTACAGCGTCCCCGACACGCTGGTGCTGGTCCCGGCCTTGTGCGTGACCCCTCATG GTAAAGTAGACATGGGGGCACTTTTGAAAATATACCAAAGGCAGAGACGGTGTTTAGAGTCTTCAGGGGGGGATGTCGCAAAACTGAAGCAAACTCTGCGGTCCCTGTGGCAG GGAACCCTGGGTCTTCCTGAAGATGCGACCATTGATGAGGAATCCAACTTCCTGCTGAGTGGAGGAGATTCTCTAAAGGCGCTCCACCTGTGCGAAGACATCCTCGCCGCCGTGGGAGGGACTTCGCCGGAGCTTTTGGAGGTTCTACTGGACGGCACCTTCTCTGACGTACTGCGCCATGTTGCGAGAGTAACGCTGACGCCGCCACTTGAGAACAGCCGGTCGTCGTCTGAGGCCAAGAAACGAGACGCTGACGCTCCCCCTGCGGCGCCGGCCAAGAGAGAACGCACAGCAGCAGAGGGGGCGCAGGGAGAGACGTGGGCTGGTAAAGTCTTAAGACGAGCGGGTGAGGTGATGGATTTGCAAACCAGAAATCcagaagcaaataaaaacatcctTGAAATGGGGGAGACGAATTCCAGTAAGAACAGGGGTGCTGCCCTGGGCCTTAGCCTGAGCTGGTCCTCCGACACAGGCAGGTGTGTGGACGCCTCCCCTGTGGTTCTAGTACAACACAGGACAGATCTGAGCTCAGACGAGGGTAAAAGGACAGTGTTCATCGGATCCCACTCCCACAGGATCCAGGCTTTAGACCTGACCGACGGGAGGCTCCTGTGGGAGCGAGTTCTCGGGGACAGAATCGAAGCCTCGGCTGCGGTGTCTCACTGCGGAAGCCTCGTGGTTGTAG GTTGCTACAACGGCTGTGTGTACTTCCTGTGCGCTGCGTCTGGAAAGACGCGGTGGATGTTTGAGACCGGAGACGCCGTGAAGAGCTCCCCCGCTGTGGATCCCCTCACAGGTCTGGTGATAGTGGGCTCCCATGATGGTCATGTCTACGCCCTGGACCCAAAG GTCCAGCAGTGTGTTTGGAAGCGTCACTGCGGGGGTGGAGCTGTGTTTTCCTCCCCCTACCTCCACGCCTCGCTCAGGCAGCTGTACGCCGCTTCACTGGGGGGTCACCTCCTCTGTCTTAACCCT GACAGTGGAGAGGTCCTGTGGTCTTACTGTAGAGACATCCCGTTCTTCTCATCACCAAATGCCTCCTCTGGTCACGTGATCATCGGCTCGGTGGATGGAAACATCTGCTGCTTCAGCAACACAGGGACACCG gTTTGGCAGTTTTCAACAAAGGGACCCGTGTTCTCCTCTCCATGTGTCACAGCAGACCAGCAGAGGGTTCTGTGTGGATCACACGACGGCCGCCTGTACTGCTTGAACTGCGCCGACGGCTCTTTGGTTTGGACCTTCCAGACCCCGGGGAAGGTGTACTCCAGTCCATGTGTGTTTGATGGCTCTGTCATGGGCAATAGTGGGGTTCTGGGGGTTCTTGTGGCTCTGGCCTCCACAGAGGGCACAGTGTGGATCCTGGATGGACATGATGGACAAATGCTGGCCTCATTAACTCTGCCTGGGGAGCTGTTTTCGTCCCCAGTGGTGTATGACCACTCCCTCGTAGTCGGGTGCCGCAATGACTATGTGTATTGTTTAAAGCTGACTGTGAACGAAGGATAA
- the cracd gene encoding cancer-related regulator of actin dynamics homolog isoform X2 produces MSQENVSDKVRNLQRQIAQGIKFGQRPPSLRKSEGDEGSSDEEEVPRSPLKVVAQVEAEPVDTEPKQVQGAPQAGPHMTPVKSPRSKRVLPPTGTIESINLDAVPQSVPRLDNTAAKHKLSVKPKNQRISRKHRRFTQDHQEVSIPGVVQEDLEVAGVSTDAQRRASVESLESFKKQRLHEEERQETRRKRELEDQRLHQEEEERRKRAAEELKQRELEEEEEQRRREEAERRRREEEERRIREEEERRWREEEERREEERRMGEEQEHRQREEERRRLEEQRRKEEEEEARRQQELEERKKKKEAEKLRLREIEEKKRADLDERRRKEEEEQRRAEELRWREMEERQRPFSFKVSSGEKQILFQKVNLTPVTPAPSHQSVAAAEQRESANASSSEGLESPNLLMSPYVPHTAILVTGAQLCGTAVNLDQIKDTACKSLLGLGEDKKSQGTPPTKSKTSPDRKSGKTKSLNESSFSTDQSVLAEWASIRSKIFKGVEEGKYDEFPEPSKNQPQTSSEDRPAFSHENLRKTMSASAKFSITPAKKKFGDSNRNSEVFGADEKEAGEVEPRSDSPTPASPAPSSKPQNRTSKTVRIVERVTEECVFAKDLPSFLVPSPGAKPEGSELKSRAQREMEVSESREEGEIRGQDAEDEPSPFGIKLRRTNYSLRFHSEQSTEKRKKRYSAGDSFDGVPSPLTPIEPGSDSSSVFSNKSTTPTSPVIEGASSKYLLESPSHAVAWAKPGKSTSPISHSEGEKVLPKPPVYRRPPTSPKPSGAAPTPPPSPLPKAVHGPPSVAGIQRTGAAETSSQAQTDRSEEPSLVAQLHRCSQGQVQGEEEPKEKRSFFQSINIPWREKADRKTELIKREKPSLQSRHSLDSAKVQEKEAGPLWITLALQKQKGFREQQQNREDRRSHRAEKLAEKHARERDSVMLVSPTESKGSGSTSPSSKPQTPEEPKRPDSLLGRFERRENLKKANTLPSSVTVEIADSTPSPPAVKEVSKRFPSSDSPQVSTEPAWLALAKRKAKAWSDCPQIIK; encoded by the exons ATGTCCCAGGAAAACGTCTCGGATAAAGTTAGGAATCTGCAG AGGCAGATAGCCCAAGGTATAAAGTTTGGCCAGAGGCCTCCTTCTCTGAGGAAAAGTGAAGGAGATGAGGGAAGTTCAGATGAGGAAGAGGTTCCCCGGAGTCCTCTGAAGGTTGTGGCCCAAGTAGAAGCCGAGCCAGTGGACACGGAGCCAAAG CAAGTCCAGGGGGCTCCACAAGCTGGGCCACACATGACCCCCGTGAAATCACCGAGGTCCAAAAGAGTTCTGCCGCCCACTGGTACAATCGAGTCCATCAATCTGGATGCTGTTCCACAGTCTGTTCCTCGCCTAGACAACACCGCTGCCAAACATAAACTGTCCGTCAAGCCCAAAAACCAGAGGATTTCCCGCAAACACCGGCGGTTTACACAG GACCACCAAGAGGTATCTATTCCTGGTGTGGTGCAAGAGGACCTCGAGGTGGCGGGCGTTTCCACAGACGCCCAGCGCAGGGCCTCGGTTGAGTCCCTGGAAAGCTTCAAGAAGCAGAGACTCCATGAGGAGGAAAGACAggagacgaggaggaagagggagctGGAGGACCAGAGGCTCCAtcaggaagaagaggagaggaggaagagagcagcagaggagcTGAAGCAGCGGGAActagaggaggaggaagaacaaAGGCGGAGAGAAGAGgcggagagaaggaggagggaggaagaggagagaaggatccgagaggaagaggaaaggaggTGGCGAGAAGAGGAAGAGCggagggaggaggaaaggaggatGGGGGAGGAGCAGGAGCACAGACAgcgggaggaggagaggagacgactggaagagcagaggaggaaagaggaggaggaggaagcgaGGAGGCAGCAGGAGCttgaggaaagaaagaaaaagaaggaagcGGAGAAGCTGAGATTGCGGGAgattgaagaaaagaaaagggcgGATCTAgacgagaggaggaggaaggaggaggaggaacagagGAGAGCTGAGGAGCTGCgctggagagagatggaggagagacagaggccGTTCTCTTTCAAAGTTTCCTCCggagaaaaacagattttgttcCAGAAGGTAAATCTGACGCCTGTTACACCGGCACCCAGCCACCAGAGCGTTGCTGCAGCGGAGCAAAGAGAGAGCGCTAATGCGTCTTCTTCTGAAGGCCTAGAGTCCCCCAACCTGCTAATGTCTCCATATGTCCCCCACACCGCCATATTGGTGACAGGTGCCCAGCTCTGTGGGACAGCTGTCAATTTAGACCAGATCAAAGACACGGCCTGCAAGTCTTTGCTAGGTTTGGGAGAGGATAAAAAATCCCAGGGAACACCGCCGACCAAGAGCAAGACTTCACCCGACCGCAAGTCCGGCAAAACCAAATCACTCAACGAGTCCTCTTTCTCAACAGACCAGTCCGTCCTGGCAGAATGGGCCAGCATCCGATCAAAGATATTCAAGGGGGTAGAGGAGGGAAAATACGACGAGTTCCCAGAGCCGAGCAAGAACCAGCCTCAGACCAGCAGTGAAGACCGGCCTGCGTTCTCCCACGAGAACCTCAGGAAGACCATGTCTGCCAGCGCCAAGTTCTCCATCACCCCTGCGAAGAAGAAGTTTGGAGATTCAAACAGGAACTCTGAGGTGTTTGGTGCGGACGAGAAGGAAGCGGGAGAGGTAGAGCCTCGGTCTGACAGCCCCACCCCAGCATCCCCAGCTCCATCCTCTAAACCTCAGAACAGGACGAGTAAAACCGTCCGCATCGTGGAAAGGGTGACAGAGGAATGTGTGTTTGCCAAAGACCTCCCCTCTTTCCTGGTTCCAAGCCCCGGTGCCAAACCTGAGGGGTCAGAGTTGAAGAGCAGGGCTCAGAGGGAGATGGAGGTGTCTGAAAgtagagaggagggagagatcCGAGGCCAGGACGCTGAGGACGAGCCCTCGCCTTTTGGCATAAAGCTGAGGAGAACCAACTACTCCCTACGCTTTCATAGCGAACAGTCCACTGAGAAAAGGAAGAAGCGCTACAGTGCCGGGGACAGCTTCGACGGCGTCCCTTCTCCTCTCACCCCCATTGAGCCGGGCTCTgactcttcctctgtcttttctaACAAATCCACTACTCCTACATCGCCTGTAATAGAAGGCGCGTCCAGCAAGTACTTACTTGAATCCCCCTCCCACGCCGTAGCTTGGGCTAAACCAGGTAAGTCTACCAGCCCGATCTCACACAGCGAGGGTGAGAAAGTGCTTCCAAAGCCACCTGTATACCGAAGACCACCCACGTCACCCAAACCTAGCGGAGCAGCCCCTACGCCTCCCCCATCGCCGCTACCTAAAGCGGTCCATGGGCCTCCCAGTGTTGCCGGGATCCAGAGGACAGGGGCTGCAGAGACATCCAGCCAGGCGCAGACCGACAGGAGCGAGGAACCTTCACTGGTGGCCCAATTGCACCGGTGCAGCCAAGGCCAGGTCCAAGGGGAAGAGGAGCCGAAGGAGAAGAGATCCTTCTTCCAGTCCATTAACATCCCCTGGAGAGAGAAGgcggacagaaagacagagctCATCAAGAGAG AAAAACCATCGCTACAGAGCAGGCACTCACTGGACAGTGCAAAGGTCCAGGAGAAGGAGGCCGGGCCCTTATGGATCACACTGGCTCTGCAGAAGCAGAAGGGCTTCagggagcagcagcagaaccGAGAGGACCGTCGTAGCCACAGAGCTGAAAAACTGGCTGAAAAACATgcacgagagagagacagc GTCATGCTGGTGAGCCCCACAGAGAGCAAAGGAAGCGGGAGCACCAGTCCTTCGTCTAAACCTCAGACCCCAGAGGAGCCCAAGAGACCCGACAGCCTGCTGGGACGATTTGAGCGTAGAGAAAACCTGAAAAAAGCCAACACTTTACCCAGCTCTGTCACTG TTGAGATTGCAGACTCTACACCGTCGCCACCTGCTGTCAAGGAGGTGTCAAAGCGCTTCCCGTCCAGTGACTCCCCGCAGGTGTCCACGGAGCCCGCGTGGTTGGCTCTGGCCAAGCGAAAGGCCAAAGCCTGGAGCGACTGTCCTCAGATCATCAAATAA